A single window of Anopheles moucheti chromosome 2, idAnoMoucSN_F20_07, whole genome shotgun sequence DNA harbors:
- the LOC128310583 gene encoding sodium-coupled monocarboxylate transporter 1-like: MMMARSFMDLIWDYAVFIVFIIFSTLFPLWGRFFGKKEKTKADYVFGLGTISMGAMMLSIARGTLGVRSFLGYPSELFYRGSAMWETLYGMVTAYPVVCFIFIPVYFNLGVTSVYQYLDLRFNSRLVRCLASGTYIVRSLLNLGVTVYTPTVAMNTVIGVPYWASLIGISVISIGFNLLGGLKAAITADVIQGVTMILISLGIIVQAMITVGGFEKIFTIPASEDRLNFFNFTGDATVRVDTTSAWLGQLFMSLSIFGCQQNFVQRYLSMGTFKEVRRTLMSNIPVVIVLFCLAWIVGMGVYAVYAVCDPMKAGYINKMDEILPFFVEDKFAYLPGVLGIFMASLFNGALSLNVSNLNSLATVTWEDFLSHLPRFKGIGDKQQLNVIKFIGSIYGVIVMGVGFSVGLLSGVIESSMLMTSATSGPLLGVFLLAMLVPLANWKGAACGMIVSHIITLWITFGSLTVSKEVILLPTTIEGCTNDTFSSGITKPTKSWLLANTPLEVESEFPYFDTTPQAPVPPETGFPQNIYSVSYMYYSLIGTFLTVVVGTLVSLLTSHSDDAYDRKLLHPIAYHCSKIFPGKERRYISNPDIRPKDVETAETGTKKSPLEELERDNLGFDTVSEQSGVTVVSIDPIPPKLDRPEVYRKHDPESDH, encoded by the exons ATGATG ATGGCAAGAAGTTTTATGGACCTTATCTGGGACTATGCGGTGTTCATCGTGTTCATCATATTCTCCACCCTGTTCCCGCTCTGGGGTCGGTTTTTCGGCAAAAAGGAGAAAACCAAGGCCGACTATGTGTTCGGGCTCGGCACAATATCGATGGGCGCGATGATGCTGTCGATCGCCCGCGGCACGCTGGGCGTACGATCGTTTCTGGGCTACCCGAGCGAACTGTTCTACCGCGGATCGGCCATGTGGGAAACGCTGTACGGTATGGTGACCGCGTATCCCGTCGTCTGCTTCATCTTCATCCCGGTGTACTTCAATCTGGGCGTGACGTCCGTCTACCAGTATCTGGATCTGCGCTTCAACAGCCGGCTGGTGCGATGTCTCGCATCTGGCACGTACATCGTACGGTCGCTGCTTAATCTGGGCGTCACGGTATACACGCCGACCGTCGCCATGAACACCGTCATCGGCGTACCGTACTGGGCATCGCTGATCGGCATCTCCGTCATCAGCATTGGGTTCAATTTGCTCGGCGGACTGAAAGCGGCCATCACGGCGGATGTAATACAGGGCGTGACGATGATCCTGATCTCGTTGGGCATTATCGTGCAGGCGATGATAACGGTCGGTGGGTTCGAAAAGATTTTCACCATTCCCGCCAGTGAGG ATCGTTTGAATTTCTTCAACTTTACCGGAGATGCCACCGTGCGCGTAGACACGACGTCTGCCTGGCTCGGTCAGCTGTTTATGTCGCTGAGCATCTTCGGCTGCCAGCAGAACTTTGTGCAGCGCTATCTAAGCATGGGCACGTTCAAGGAGGTGCGTCGCACACTGATGAGCAACATACCGGTCGTGATAGTGCTGTTCTGTCTGGCGTGGATCGTCGGGATGGGCGTTTACGCGGTGTACGCCGTGTGCGACCCGATGAAGGCCGGCTACATTAAcaagatggacgaaattttgCCGTTCTTTGTGGAGGACAAATTTGCCTACCTGCCGGGCGTGTTGGGCATCTTCATGGCGTCGCTGTTTAACGGCGCCCTGAGCCTGAACGTGTCGAATCTCAACTCGCTCGCAACGGTCACCTGGGAGGATTTTCTGTCGCATCTGCCCCGGTTCAAGGGAATCGGCGATAAGCAGCAGTTGAACGTTATCAAGTTCATTGGTTCGATTTACGGTGTGATCGTGATGGGCGTTGGGTTCTCGGTTGGACTACTGTCGGGTGTTATCGAGAGCAGTATGCTGATGACGTCGGCCACCTCTGGACCGCTGCTGGGTGTGTTTCTGCTCGCGATGTTGGTACCGCTCGCTAACTGGAAAGGAGCCGCCTGTGGTATGATCGTGTCCCACATCATCACACTGTGGATAACGTTCGGCAGTTTAACGGTGTCGAAGGAAGTTATACTGCTACCGACTACAATTGAG GGCTGCACAAACGACACATTCTCTTCGGGTATTACGAAACCCACCAAATCTTGGCTGCTGGCCAACACTCCTCTCGAGGTGGAGTCAGAATTTCCCTACTTTGACACCACGCCACAAGCACCGGTACCGCCCGAGACCGGATTCCCGCAAAACATCTACTCCGTGTCGTACATGTACTACAGCTTAATCGGCACCTTCCTAACCGTCGTGGTGGGCACGCTGGTGAGCTTGCTGACGTCCCACAGCGACGATGCGTACGATCGCAAACTGTTGCATCCAATCGCTTACCACTGCAGCAAGATATTCCCCGGCAAGGAACGCCGGTACATCTCCAACCCGGACATCCGACCGAAGGACGTGGAGACGGCGGAAACCGGCACGAAGAAATCACCTCTGGAAGAGCTCGAGCGTGACAATTTGGGTTTCGATACGGTCTCTGAGCAGTCTGGTGTTACGGTGGTAAGCATCGATCCGATACCGCCGAAGTTGGATAGGCCGGAGGTGTACCGGAAGCATGATCCCGAATCCGACCACTAG